Below is a window of Lytechinus variegatus isolate NC3 chromosome 4, Lvar_3.0, whole genome shotgun sequence DNA.
GTTGATGGTCCCTCTGCAAAGTGGCTTTCAACATGTGCATTCATTTCCTCAGTGACTAGCCCAACTAACCCACAGACAGGGCAAGTGATATCTCCTCCTCCAACAGCTCCTCCTTCAGATGGTCTATTCTCGGTGCTCTTTACCCCTATAGCACCTTCAGGATGTTCTGTGTTGACATGGCTATTCAGGAAATCAGCATCATAGCTGCCAAGTCCACATATTGGACAGAGGATAGGTGATTGCACATTCTTTGAAGCTTTGCTTAGGCTGAGGAGAGTTGGTTTATCAGGGTTCGGGGTCTTAACTTTCACACCTTCTGTTGGTTTTGATTTTGCTTTTGTTGGTGTAGAGGTGGAGTGCGGGTTGTCCACACTGCTAGTGCTGGGGATATCTTCCCACTGGATCTCTTCTGCTGGTTGGGCATCTTCAATGAACATGAgctcatcatcatcaaggaGATCAGGTTCAGAGTCATTGGTGAGATCAACCCATATCCCACTCTGTTCCTTCTTGTCCTCAGTCTCTGCTTCAGCAGTCCTTCCTGTGAGCGTTCTGAAGAGCTTACGGAATGGACTGCTGGTCTCACTGGCAACACTCTCATTCCCACTCCTGGATGACGCCAGCGTATCCAGAGATTGGTGGCTGTTCCGTCGCTCTGCAGATTCCAGGCGATGTGACTGACGGGTCTCTTTGGGTCTCACATCCGGTTCCTTTCTACCTCGTTTACGGTCATTTGGCTTTGGTTCATCTTGCTTTTGTTCATTCTGCTTTGGGTCAATCTGTTTTTGGTCATTCTTCCTACCGGTATGTTCTGAAGGTGCCCCATTCCCTGGCGCTGTTCTGCCTGCCTGCAGTCTTACAATTTTTCTCTCCTTGAAACTCTCCTTTGATTCATCAATAATGCAGCACTCAGCATCTGACTCTCTTGGGCCATCCCCATGGCCACTTTGGTCTTGGCTTGAAGATACTGATGACTCAGAAAACAAATCCTGTGAAATGCCATCCTCATCCATCGATTGTCTCAAATGACTTTCTTGCTCCctaatatctatattttgattcaCATCCCTTTCTGTTTTTAGGGCAATTTCAGCATCATCTATATGATCCACATGAATATCATTCATTTGCTGATCAACAGACTCTCCATTCTGTTTGGTATCAGTTGGTTTTGCAAAGTAGTCCTCAATATAAATCAAAGAATTTTCCTCATGAACTTCTTCTGCTATCAACACAGCATCATCTCCATTGTCTTGCACGCAATTTCCTTGCCTGTATTCGCTGGTGCTACACTTTGCAGCATGGGCTGGACTGAGTACATGGCGATGTGCTGTATTCATGTGGTACGACAGTTCTTCAATTGTCACATGGGCAAGGTCACACAGCGGACAAGACCCTGAGTTTTCCTCGTGATCCAGAAGCATATGAGTTCTGACCTCTGCTTCATCAACAAACCCTTCCTGGCCGCATATCTCACATGTCTCCGAAGACATTCTTGAAAACCCAGTAGCCACAGTAGTCACATTTCACTTCAATCTCATTCTCTGCAAAGACAATAATGAAATGAGAGATATATTATTAGCCCTAAAATAAACTAGCATCTCTAAAATTACAATAGGctaaagaaaaatgattttaccATTGAAATGCACAATGGTTTATTTATCCCGTTATCAAGCGATTCCACTGCAAGCACATCTTGAAATTTAATTAATATATACACTAACGACAAGATCTCTACTTGTTGTCAGTATTACTGACTTGAAAGGTAATTTCACGGTCCTTCTACAATGTATGACTTATCATTATATACAACGTGACATTTGCttgttggggagggggggggtgaacttTACAATCTCCCTGAATGACTTCTAGTAAGTGCATATTTATCACAATATTATTTTTGGATGTGCTCATACAAGATTGAACCCTCATCTTTTTACATGTATCCTTATTTTGAAACATCAGGATCAGATTGTTGTAAACCGCTGGACCAGTTGGTATTGATAAATCTAGGTCACAAGAAATATTGTTTTAACTGCTCAGCGTTCATGGGAATGATGgggtacatgtagatacatgtatacaagtaGTGTTCAAAGCCTTGTTGTGGTTCACTATTTGTCTTtctatattcaaataaaaaaaggtttgacTTGTCTTTTTGGTAATATTTTTCCGAACAAGATTCCACAAGAAGGATAAGACCAGCCCCTTGACAACTTTGAAGATGGTACTTGGTAGCTACATTCAGGGTCTCTCATTTCAGAGATGGTGTTGGTAAATTACACATTTACAAATctgaatttgtgaaatatttttaagtAAACAGCTCAACATTCAAATCTTTAtctgtacatgtagaaataatcacaatgaaatgattggaatatttttgaaaaaaaaaaaattaattacgAAAATGAATCAAACTGATGCCaattttaatgattaaattgAAGTTATACTTTGGTAAAAGCCATCTATGCAAAAATTTTACTTAGTCACAAGGACATATATTGCATTTTAGTGGTGAACCTTGGTAAGAAATTTACTGGAAGTTATTCAAGATAAGCACCTTAAAATTTGTTAGTGATAACTCAAAACTATTACGACATAAGAAATTTTACAACTGTAAGTTGTGAATAATATCAGTTTCCATGGATTCAAAAGGACAAATTCAACTTAGACCTCTTCCTAATTGTTTTCTTCCTAATTACCTAAATTTGGATGGTATCTGGCATGATTTTATTTATCTCTGTTGTCTTAAAAGTACTGTTTTAGACTTCCTTTTACCCGCTTTACCTCTAAATCTACCAAAAATTATAAGAGCAGAATCTAGAAATGTAGGTTCTTATTTCGGTTATCTTAATTCTTATGATGAATgccaaaaagagaaaatttgacaagttcattgaagttatttcattttggtTGAGTACATGATGTAGTTAGACTAAACTCAACTTAGACATACGGTACTGTACTTGTACTGTCTTGTCTTGATTAATATAAAATAAGTTTAACTCTAACGGCAGTGAAGTAGATCATGGCCTAGCTTGGTGAGTTCTCAGACTGAAAATAAGCGTGTCAAGCCAAGTTAAACGccaagaaataaaggaaaacgaGCGACTGCTGAGCTGACATCTAGTACTACCGGTACATGAAAATACATGAGTGGGACAACACAGTCACTGTCACCTTTTTAGCAGCGTTAAAAAGGCTAACTGATATTGCAAAACAACAAGGAAATACATTAAGGTGAGCTTAGAATAATCGGTCCATGGTACTTACTTGATCAGTCAAAATAGGGGTAGGCAAGATCAAGACGGGCGGAACACAGTACCTTTATGTATTGTACAGACTGTCTACACTACAGCTTGTTCTCTCATCAGCCTCACGTCAGTCACGATCACACATATGACATCGACAGTGCATGGCGCGGCGCGCGCTCGGCGCCGGCCCGGCCAGCCGGCCAGCGTCGCCTAGCTCACGTACCGGTACGTCGCGCTGACCTACTCTGCCAAACTGTCTACTAGATCACGGTAGTAgtgacttgttaagaggttgaacgctgcatttttagtacaaatgtcccacttggcacaaatgttccttgagtcaaaagaaaaatattcatccaaagagacacgctgtctctatatgcaaataagcaagtaatttgcatattatatagtaaaaacaagtatttcagaatatatatttaaccagaactgccttaaaattggaaataaagactgagggtaagacagggaagaaatttgtcatgaaataattgggatatccttgtttgttattacctaatttacataagttatgcaaattataatttaaaacagcgtattttttcatgaatcctgaactgttttaaaaACATCAGCAactaatacacaatgtcaacattctacatgaaagagaacttgatattagcgaaaacatcgatatgcttcatgacagttttagtgtcttaattttggaaaagacagatgtatgagacatcagtcaacatgtttcctgaagaaagttttttttttgtttatataagCCTAcgcccacgggagccctccgaatttattTTATCCCCTCCCCGTATTtcgactttgaataaaaaaaatatcgtgttttaaaACCATCGACAAGGTAAATTGCGTTATTTGgtataaagcaacttttatatctatatttttatatttacattcatcattattgatattattataattattattaatattattattattgttctgccgtttgtaataatgctctagcacagtaaaggctataacccaacaggagaatgtctaggataccctttccctttttggtttcatgtattaaaaaatagtttattgtctttagaactcttaaaagattacttttgcttgtattgatatcttggaatagattgaggagaaaatactctacaattgacatgTAGAAGAGCTGTAGTACATTCCACTatgttgaattcaaatatttttagagcccaatcggaagaaagatgcatttctactacacacagtaaagcctatTTGCGTTCTCCTCTagaaaaaaagaacatataGAAGATGGTtatatatctcataaaataagttcgtgtacgtgacggtggtctgtcgaagttgccctaccgtttattttgttttgacaatatatatttagaatatcgtctaaatgaagccctcatctggaaaagggcacttatttaAAGGCAGCATGTACATTATATATAAAGGGTTGGGCAATTTCGACAGGCCTCCGtcatgtacacgaacttattttatgcgatataaaacaatgccttctatgtttttttttcaagggagaaagtaaagaggctttactgtgtgtagtagaaatgtatctttcttccgaatgggctctaaaaatatttagatttaaCATAGAGTTGAATCAATAAAGGGGTTTGAGTATTTTAGAGCTTACGTGTGGTTTTTCTTCAATATACCACAGCTCTTCTAcatgtcaattgtagagtattttctcctcaatctattccaagatatcaatacaaacaaaagtaatcttttaagagttctaaatacaaactatttttgaatacattaaaccaaaaggggaaagggtatcctaggcatgctcctgttgggttatagccttcactgtgctagagcattattacaaactgcagaaaaataataatgataataataataacaacaacaataataataatgataataataatattaatatagataaatatgaaatatagatataacagttgctttattataccaaaaatgcaatttgccttgccggtggctttaaaacacgatatttttagtgtcgaaatacagagaggggACGGGGTAAATTAGGAGGGATCCCGTGGACGTAggcttaaataataaaaaaaaaactatcttcaggaaacatgttaactgatgtctcatacatctctcttttccaagtcgataatacaagtcaaacaggttttgtaaagtagcgggaatgcagttttgccacttcggggtctccaaaagatatatattttaacaaagttaaaatatggattgaggtggggtacattcgtcgtgattcatgtgccagagcttcattaaagcagtaatctgcaaagcaatgtctcctgtaaattttccaagagaaacaaattagaaacaaataaaacaaaattaatagtgttttaccgataccgaaatacATTTTGCCCGTATATCCCACatacaccaacaaaagcgatacgagaagctgatggaagctattgtgttgagattgtgttttatcactttattgtccgattcgtgagtgtgactgtgacatagaggttgttttggtctcgttttagcgcaatatcacgtcatacattttgacatatttgccctctttctataagcaaattaagacactaatactgtcatgaagcatatccgatgttttcgctaatatattctctttcatgtagaatgttgacattgtgtattaattgctgttatttataaaacagttaaggattcatgaaaaaatactctgttttaaattataatttgcataatttatgtaaattaggtaataataaacaaggatatctcaatcattttatgtcaattttcttcccttttttaccctaagtctttatttccaattttagggcagttctggttaatatatattcttaaatacttgttttttaCTATATCGACCTAATacgcaaatttatgcaaattacttgcttatttgaaaagatacagcgtgtctctttggatgaatccttttcttttgactcaaggaacatttgtgccaagtgggacatttgtactcaaaaatgcagcgttcaccccttttttgcagttaacCAGTCTACTATACGTTTACCTCAGCAAAATACATTCTTCAGCGTTAACCGTTGCGCTACTCATCACTTATTAATCggactttttattttccaaactAGGGATCAACTTATCTTACATATCTAGAGTAGAGAATAAATCACAACATGAAAAGGGGCATATCAAgtgcgtagccagggggggggggggcggtcccCCTAAAAAGTAAAGGAAAAGAGACAATTAGGAGAGTAAGAAAAGTATTTTATTTGCACATTGCATTAACACAAAATTTTGGCTCTTCTGTTCGGAGCGGGTAAACATTATTACCATCACTTCAAGAATCCCAAAATGCTCTTTTTTCTTCCGCTTTTCAGCAAGTAATATTTGGCAAAGCATCTGCTCAAGGGTGGGGCCCGTACTATGTGCAATAGTATGTAAGATTCTATCTCCCATCTCCTGTCTTATTTGCGCCATTGATTTACAAAAGGAAGCGCTATTAATATGAGCGATATTACACAATGTTTTCTTAATtccaaaataaatcacagaggtTTCTGCGCTTCGCGAGCATGGGAAAGGAAACGTCCCTCTTCTAGCTTGCACAACTCTCTTTCACATTTCGAGCTCGTTTTtcttctaataaaaaaaatcgctagCCGAAATCGAAATTTTCGATAAACTGGCATGAAATGGGGATTTTAAgtaatattgagatatatataAGTCAAATGCGATCGTGCAGCGGTCGCTGATTCGTTTTAACAATCAGACCTGAATATGGATATTTTGAGAAGTTAATGGAATACTTgatttatcaaattttgtgagcgagcagcgcaagcagaaaatgtatATTCAGACAATATAACTGACATCTTTACAGAGctctttaaaaatcaatttgtaaatcaaaacaatgaaagtttgatttccgaggtgaaatatgttttgtatatttactttaaattgatatattaagctccatattgagtaagatatgtaaatcacctacaggcaatgagagcgcgaagcacgagcgaaaatgacatagtgacatgaaatattttttgtttaatttccaagtcttcacctcatcttattttaaccactcgtcttcctcctcttcttttttcttctctcttttccctccttttttctttaccccccttttttccttttcactgctcgccagtgggggggggggggctcggtccgcttatgttattataattttcatcattatcttcatcatcattatcatcgatCACCATGCATCAAtagccaccaccaccaccatcatcatcaccacctttattatcaccatcgtagtcattatcattatttgaaaaactATCCTTAAATATCATCACCACTTTTATATCatatggtcaaaatttattctcaTAGATCATCAAGGAGTCAAGCCCGGCTACATTTgcaaataattcatttcatatgacGTTGCTCAATATTGAAAACTGAGATGACAGACCACATAAATATGTACTCACTGAGAATCAAAATCTAGTCATCTTGTCGTTTTCTTCCTTTTATCTCCTTATACGTCATAACACTACACTTCGAAAATCATAGGGGCACTTGCTCTCTAGATTTCGACACATTGTACCATTGTAGCGCCGTCCCTGCATGTGCCTGCATGTGCCTGCATGTGCCTTAATtgcttttattcttttattcagaTCAATAGAAATTTAGTGATGGAAATTATTGATTTCCTTTGCCTAcgaaatatttgattatttgccCGCTTAAACAGGGATGGAGCTTTGATggtttgatgggggggggggggggggatgatacAGCCTTTAACGATGTCATTCTTCAAAGGAATATACATAGCAATTGAAACAAAAACTTCCATAATTATACACACTGCGGACCAAGACATGACAAATTTTATCTTAAAAATTCTGACCAGCATTTCAAATGATTTGTCATCCTATTTAGTTTTTCTTTAATCTGTTTATTGATTGctctttatatatttattttatttcataataaaacgATTTCAAGACAAAGCGaaatacaataacaataaaataagagAAAGCTGGTGAACATTGCTTGTATGTATagtgaaaatacaataaaacaattgTAATAAATGATTTACTTAACATTCATATGAATTCGTTAATTATGATAATGGGTCTTTCCGAGAACACATCGTTACTATCATACATATAGAATACTATATACAAAAGAATTAAAACGTGTCACATCTTTCTTGTTAAATTTCGATGATATTTCAGTGTTTTGTCTGATTTGactctgtaaaaatgaaattactcTCGGCCTGGACTACATCTTGAAGAATAATATAATTCATCATGAAAGCTAATCTTTAATCTAATACCATTTGACTCTTGAAAAAAAGTATTCCTAcgtaaatattaaatattttgaaatgaaaaatccTCAAGGAAGAGGCAAAGAGAAATTCAATCTCAAATCAATCTTAGGCTTATTTTTTTCGTTTATCAATCCTGTACATCGGATCGTATTTCAAAATAACTTgctattgatttatttcaaacaagtgcacaccaagttaccaataatgcatatagcatttccatttactactagtatttgaaagcaggataaaagagcattgtacattaaatgctttgctcacgggcatagatgccgcggccggggatcgaacccggACTTTCTATGTATAGCctggcgccttagaccactagACCTGCACTCGGCCGCGGCACGGATAGGCAGTGGCCGATCCATGGAGAGGGGGCGCCcatgaaaaaaatgcttataaAACACATTAGAAACTTTGCAAAATGTGTTGCCCCTCCCCCGCCATCTTAGATGCTGTGAATGGAGTAAATAACTTATTTTTGTGTGGTTGTATATATAACTAGGCCTACAAGGATTTCGACGGAAAAGTGGCAAATGCGTTGGCATTATGTAGCAGGGGTCGCGGAACGATTTTTAAAGttggacggggggggggcatccatTACATCGCCAATTTAATAGTCAATTCCAAGTTTTTATACACATTACTGGAAAACGTATGTGTTTgtacataccccccccccccgattccaCATTATAAGGGTTATGATAAAAGTAAAAGAGCGATGAAGGGGCGGCAGGGGGGGGTTAAGTGATTTTACACCTTCCACTTCCACTTTCACTTCTTCCAAATGATATGATAAAAGAAGGCTCATAATAAATATCTAACTTTCATATGATAAATATTATTGCACATCCCTACTAAATAATATTTGTGCTAATAATCTGTGTGGTTGGAAAGGAAACATATTCAAGTATGGCTgtcaaaatattcaatattgataTTTAAAGAAGTAAGTAACACGCAGTCATAAATGAACATTGTACATGCAATTTAGAATTATAACACGTTAAATTACAATAATCTTTCAgcctataatcatgataatcttaTTAAGATATTCTATGAATATGTATACAGTATGGCTAatttaatatcaaaatctgCTCATTGCAtttaaatttctttgaaaaaattctTTCAGAACATGAATTTTCAATATACTGGTAATCAGGTAACGAAATGAACAATAATGATTTGAACTTCAGTGTTCAAAGCTTGTGTTACACAACATAAACCTTGGTGtaaaccggtgtacatagaggacctcACCAGTCAGTTTACTTCCGTTgttaaatcccggggggggggggcacttacattgacgagtggataccatgcgcgaccaaaaaaaaaacacgtaaaaacacatctttttcacgatagggcacgttacgtacgtaacgtgataagggtgtcaaaaacacaaaaataatgaaaaaagggtatccatttcgctaggaagattacgtgtttagggtcgaatttgcggggatgataaaacaaaattaaaatgttttataaaggatgtcctttttgccccaacacttcgtgtttagagtccgatttgcgcgaggtgtagaaggacgtggggtcgtactaaaccaaataaggtaaagccgacgaccgaaggaccagtaacaataaaacattcctgtacttgtttaggggttcatttcgaTCAggtaatatttgccaagagtatcgttttgtttccaatacttgttaagggtagggtttcacacgccagtacttgttaaggggtgcattatggaacgtgtttagggtgcttttcgagaccccatggtcgcgcatagtatccactcgtgaatggaagtgcccccggGTGTTAAATACAGtgttagttaaaaaaaaacctttggtATTATTACAGCACCTTTGGTTTTCACTTTCACACTATTTGGTGTTGTATTCACTCTATAAGGTGTAATTTTAATCCTCTCGAGACACCAACTGCTGTCACTTTTAACACCCCAGTTCTTACAGTGAGGTGTTGGAATAAAACTATACCGTAAATATAACACCAGTCACATGAACATTACTTTATAGCTGGTGCTAAGATTAACTTCACATGGTGCTGAGATAATGCCGCtcgtaggcctatattttataCACAAGAATATTGTGTTTGGGTTAGAACAAGAACAAGAACTGACACCTCGGTAAGCAATGAATTGGGAGTCATCCGGACATTCAACATCAATAAAAGAAATCTTTAAAAGAGGTTTTAGTTAGCCCTACGTTAGAAAAATTACTGGCCTATATTTTTACGCTCTAAAACATCAAATTGCCACGAATATATAATAGGGCCGAGGAgtgatcataaaaaaatgattgttcaCTAATTACATGAGATATATCAGTACAGAAATGCTGACATTAatattacattttgaaatgcGGTCTACCCTGGAaacctttattttacatgatgTTTATTTTATAAGGCAGTGTGGCTTTCTAATAGTTATTTTCAcacaaaatgtatattatatatagatataattCATCTAATTTCTATTAATAAGATATCACTATGAATACTTGatatatgcaaaatttattacaTAGAAATAAACTTTTGTGTTGGTTCATTTTACTCGTTTTACGGGTTTTTAACTATCATGTTGCATAATTACCGGCTCAAATTTTTCTCACTGACTTGCGTTAGAGTGCCTCGGACCGTTCGAAATGGTACTTCAAATTTTGGGTTTCGgagaataaattcacgataacgATAGTGACTATTTTGTTAGTTGGGTGAATAGCTCCTGTACATTATCCTTATATCTGGGTCCAAAATGACACCTGCAGTAAAGATATCAAAAGTGAGAATGGTGAATAGACATGATAATTGTGTTATGTAGATAAACATAATCTGCAATATCTACACAGGGACTCCACTCTAAAATCAAAACTAAAAAATGCTATATGTTCTTTTATAAACAACATTGAATACATTACGATTAATTATGGTCATCTTGTTTTTGTGTGATATCGAAATATTATaggaaatattacatatatGATTCTCTAAAAGCGACGGGTTgtacagtggcgtagctaggatttttttcctgggggtcCTTCcttttcagggggggggcaccattTGTCCGGTGTGTATGTaggtgtcacaagggcggatccgactttcgccaataggggacggggcccaaaATTATCCCTGATCAGTCTTTATTcctataaaacaacataaatataaaataatctcatgagccttataaaaagtgcgagcgcgaagcgcgagcgtcttttttttttactttcgtGCATTTTTGTCCTggaaatttaatattctgggcaatgttatgtgttaTCCTGAACAAGAtctatgtaactagatggttactacgaacgccaagcgcgagtagaaatttttattaacagttctagcattatcgaaaagggacctggtAACGActgttacccacgaagacggtatgtatttcaataatgcgagcgcgaagcgcgagcaaatttttttgacattccgaccaaaaaaaaatggtcattctaaatactttttgtattaataaatgggaaaGGTATGTAACTAAggctgtgtttatgcttccacttttcaggccagaatcagcgtttccaaacgtggttagtcgaaaacacggttgcgtccatgcttactttcatttaaacgctgtttcaaaacgccgatcgaaaactcacaaaaaaatgcgtttgtaaacgtcgtttgaccagaatcaggctttctggggaagcataaacagaaccacgatcgtaaacgtgtttaaatgacgtcatttggtacatgcttccggtgagatgaaaatccgcgggcaaatacagtcgtattgctccatgttatctttacgtaataacaacaatcggaaaaaaaactttcgaaaaaaggcgcgcccaatttgacctcgctttacgatgcgaagccagctggagatcatgatttgctctgaaaagtgaagcataaacagcactcccagaactacgtttacgatcggcgttttgaatcaacgtttgaaatcgctgattctgtcctcgcaatggaagcataaacacaccccaggcgcggatccaggaggggccgagccggccccggcccccctatttttttacaacctgcagaaaaaagtttactctttaccttgatagaaactacgaaaaacagaaagaaaagtaagaaagaggtattttacccatgatgtgtaatttacagcctcgtaacgaccggcccgaccccgaaaggaaacaaaaaaaaaggtgaggggaagaattggaaaatagactttatataaaaattttcgctcgcgcttcgcgctcgcattgcctgtgtaatgaatcccattcaagagggttaaatgacactaatatattaccagtatatatacaatatatccagttctgatatcaatttgcacacaattctCTAGCACATCaagcatttattattttgtttgatttacacaaattgtttaaTGTGTTAATGTtcggctcg
It encodes the following:
- the LOC121413665 gene encoding LOW QUALITY PROTEIN: zinc finger-containing ubiquitin peptidase 1-like (The sequence of the model RefSeq protein was modified relative to this genomic sequence to represent the inferred CDS: inserted 1 base in 1 codon), whose protein sequence is MSSETCEICGQEGFVDEAEVRTHMLLDHEENSGSCPLCDLAHVTIEELSYHMNTAHRHVLSPAHAAKCSTSEYRQGNCVQDNGDDAVLIAEEVHEENSLIYIEDYFAKPTDTKQNGESVDQQMNDIHVDHIDDAEIALKTERDVNQNIDIREQESHLRQSMDEDGISQDLFSESSVSSSQDQSGHGDGPRESDAECCIIDESKESFKERKIVRLQAGRTAPGNGAPSEHTGRKNDQKQIDPKQNEQKQDEPKPNDRKRGRKEPDVRPKETRQSHRLESAERRNSHQSLDTLASSRSGNESVASETSSPFRKLFRTLTGRTAEAETEDKKEQSGIWVDLTNDSEPDLLDDDELMFIEDAQPAEEIQWEDIPSTSSVDNPHSTSTPTKAKSKPTEGVKVKTPNPDKPTLLSLSKASKNVQSPILCPICGLGSYDADFLNSHVNTEHPEGAIGVKSTENRPSEGGAVGGGDITCPVCGLVGLVTEEMNAHVESHFAEGPSTGAAGAGSSRRGQNDMTDVDRKLAEQLAEDERREQKRKEEEEFKKLKAMYGADGSGNFRRQSERNSSKAVWXGQMTPLEYHQQNQAIREAMATGIDSGQSRTKDIIPRLLDYYNNKVHGVSYARLSLNLDHFSSSMGDSGWGCGYRNIQMMLSALVEDPQFKQVVFNGRKDIPSIPRIQLLIEDAWSKGFDAQGRDQLNGKVHNTRKWIGATEVVAMFSALRIRCKLFDFHAPSGQNGTHPRLFSWIRDYFGKPPLLSMENSVRSNKLPLYFQHEGHSRTIIGYDMMKDKSTRILLFDPSLRVNEANSLRRGDITGHSLKPLRKTLNQMKAKQYQIVCIEGIITSDQEYERSKMLTSQRIL